The Chryseolinea soli nucleotide sequence ATGTGATCCGCTGTCGTGAACATCCTGTAAGTATTGTCGTTGGCGCGTGTTGAGCGGGCCGATCTTCTGATCGATCAACAACTCCGAGAACCCCAGGATGGCATTGAGGGGCGTGCGCAGTTCGTGCGACATGTTGGCCAGGAAATCGCTCTTGAGCCGGTTGGCCTCCAGGATCTTTCGCTCGGTGATGTCGATGATGGAGGCCAGCACGAGGTTGCCTTCCTGCGACTCGATTGGATTCAACCCGATCTCTACGGGAAATTCACTGCCGTCTTTGCGCAACGCATAAAGATCCCGACCCACGCCCATCGGACGCATCTGCGGCATGGCAAAAAAAGTGGCGCGGTAGTGTGGATGCATGTTGCGAAAGCGGGAGGGTATGAGCAACTCCACCTCTTTGCCCAACAATTCCGGCCGCGCATAGCCGAACAGTTTTTCCGTCGCGCCATTCACCAACGCAATGCGCCCTTCTTGATTGATGAGGACAATGGCATTGGGCGCCGACTCCACCACCAACCGGAAGCGTTCTTCTGCGCGTTTGCGCTCCGTGATGTCGATGATCGCGGCCAGCACCATGGGCCCTTCCGGAGTTTCCATGGGATTGAGACCGATCTCGACGGGAAACTCGGTACCATTTTTTCTGCGGGCAAACAAGTCGCGCCCCGCGCCCATGGTGCGTGTTTTCGGAGCATCCATAAACTTATCACGCCATTGGGGGTGATGATACTTAAACTGTTCCGGCAGCAACAACTCGACGGGATGATCGATAAGCTCTTCGCGCGTATAGCCAAATAATTTTTCCGTTTGCCCGTTCACAAGATTTATTTTGCCTTCGCGATTCACCAATACCATGGCGTTGGGCGCCGACTCAACCACCAACCGAAATCTTTCTTGTGCCAACCGGCCTTCATGTGGTCGCGAGATCTTGATGAAGCCGGTAACACCAGTGTGGTCGTCGTGCAAGGCCGTGATCACCTCACTGGTCCAGAAGGCCCGGTTGTTTTTGCCTACGCGCCACCCTTCGTGCAATGCTTTGCCTTTGTCGGTGGCTTCTTTCAACAGGCTTTCGGGTATCCCGGCGGTTTGATCTTCGACGGTGTAAAACATGCTGAAAGACTTTTCCAACACCTCTTCGAGCCGGTAGCCTTTCATTTTTTCGGCGCCTTTGTTCCATCTTTTAACATGGCCTTCCTTATCGAGCAATAAAATGGCGTATTCGTCCACTTCGTCAAGTGCCTCCCAGTGAAATTCATCCGTGTTTTTCATGTAGCGTCGCGTGTTGGTCCCAATGCATCTACCGGTCCGGGCTAGGCTTACTCGACAAGACAGCTCCCGGAAAAAATCAATCGCCTTCAAAAGACAAAGCCCATCACATGCTTCGGAGGCGAAGCCATGGATGGGCTTCGATCAAGGTACGGAATTGCCTATACGCTCACAAACATTGCATGGAAAAATTGGGCGACTTGTCTGACGTCTTGAAGCCGACGGTGTTGAGCAGGATCTTGAAGCCGGCAGATATTTTAACGAAATACGTTTTACCTTGCGGGTATCTGGATAAACCAAACGGTCAAAATGAGGCTAGTCTTACCCGTCATCGTCGTTTCTCAATTCTTTTGTACTTCACTTTGGTTTGCCGGAAATGCGATTGCACCAGACATCGCCAGGGATCTTCACCTTGAACAACACTTTTTAGCGCACCTCACAAGCGCCATACAATTTGGCTTTATTTCCGGGACCTTATGTTTTGCGGTCTTTTCAATTTCGGATCGTTTCTCTCCTTCCCTGGTATTTTTTTGTAGCTCCATCTTCGCCGGACTTTTCAACCTGGGAATGAGTATCCCGGGGATCCATACTACCGAATTGCTTCTGTTCAGATTTTTAACCGGATTTTTTCTGGCCGGCATATACCCCGTGGGTATGAAGATAGCATCCGATCACTATAAGGAAGGTCTCGGAAAGTCCCTGGGCTTTTTGGTGGGGGCTTTAGTGCTGGGCACAGCATTTCCCCATTTATTGAAAAACAGTATATCGGGCTTCCCCTGGAGATATATTGTGTATGCCACCACCGCCCTATCGGGCTTGGGCGGGCTTTGCATTTTGCTATTCGTGCCCAACGGTCCCTATCGCAAAGCGGGTCAAAAATTGAACCTGAACGAATTCATGAAAGGATTCAGACTTCCCGACTTTCGGGCGGCGTCGTTTGGATATTTTGGGCACATGTGGGAGTTGTACACCTTCTGGGCATTTCTGCCGTTGATGCTGATGAACTATAACCACCGCTACCCGGAGACGAATCTGAACGTTTCGCTGTGGTCATTCCTGATCATTGCATCGGGTGGGCTAGCGTGTGTTTTTAGCGGGGTCGTTTCACAATTTCTTGGGGCAAAGAAAGTGGCCACTATAGCGCTATCCTTGTCGTGCTTATGTTGTGTGACATCGCCGCTTTTCCTTTTATCCGACTCCATTATTATACTGATTGTCTTTCTGATCTTTTGGGGACTTGTAGTAATCGCCGACTCTCCCTTGTTTTCAACCCTGGTCGCGCGGAGTGCGCCGGAAGAATCGCGGGGCACTTCACTCACCATCGTGAATTGCATCGGATTTTCGATCACCATTGTGAGTATTCAATTTATAAACGCGATTTCGGATAGCGTGAATGCGCAATATGTTTATACGCTACTGGCCATTGGGCCGGTGTTTGGGCTTATCGCTTTGTTGAAAAAAGAGAAATCGAGCGCGCCTAATGCGTCACATGCATAACCAAAGACTAAGCCTTCTAGCATCCTTTTCCCCATTGTTTAAAAACTAGTTGTGCGACCGGCGTGAATTGCGGTGAAAGGCATTCCGCAGCGATCTTGATCTTGTAGTGTGAAATTCAACCCGTAGATCTCTATCCCCGGATCACGCTTCCATTTATTGGAAAAATGTAACTTTAAGCGTACTTTAGACACTTATAAATTCAAAAAGCATAAATCTTTAAAAAAAGACCACTTTTTCGAACATGAAGACTTCAAAAATCGCCGGAATAATTTTGATCGCGACCGTCTCCATTGCATGGCTGAGCTGCAGCAAGCCCGAGCAGTCGTCAACGCAGAAGCGCTATCCGATTTCCTCCATTGATATCAAGAATGTTATTCTCACCGATAGCTTCTGGCTCCCCAAGGTCAAATTGATTCAAGACACCACCATCAAACATGCTTTTGAAAAGTGCGCCGAGGAAGGACGCATGGAAAATTTTTTGATCGCTGGCAAAACCATGGAAGGAAAGGCGAGGGGCAAGATGCCGTTTGACGACACCGATCTGTACAAGACCATTGAAGGCGCTTCTTATTCTTTGATCAGCATGCCCAATCCCAAGTTGGATGCCTATCTCGATTCGATCATCTCCATCATCAAAATTGGGCAGGAGCCGGACGGATACCTCACCACGTGGTTCACCATCGACCGGACCAGCCCGCCTGCCGATTGGGTTAAGCCTTCCAAGGAGAGATGGGAAAATGAGATCACAAGCCACGAACTTTATAACAGCGGCCACTTGTTCGAAGCGGCTGCTGCCCACTATTGGGCTACGGGAAAGAGAAACCTGTTGGATATCGCGCTCAAAAATGCCGACTTGCTGGTGGCAAACTTTAAACCCGGCCATTTGCAGCGCCCTCCCGGTCACCAAATTGTAGAGACCGGTCTGATTAAACTGTACGACATCACCCACAACGAAGATTATCTAAAGCTTTCAAAATATTTTATTGATCTGCGGGGAGACAGCACTACCCACCCACTATACGGCGCTTACTATCAGGACCACGAACCCGTAATTGATCAATCAGAAGCTGTGGGTCACGCCGTGAGAGCCGAATATTTGTATGCAGGCATGACCGACATCGCCGCCATTTACCACAACCCCTCGTATTCAAAGGCGCTCGACAAAATATGGGACAACACGGTGAACAAAAAAATGTACATCACCGGGGGTGTAGGAGCAAGACACGACGGCGAAGCCTTTGGCGATGACTTTGAACTTCCCAACCTTTCGGCATATGGCGAAACCTGTGCCGCCATTGGAAGTGTTTGGTGGAATCAGAAAATGTTCATGCTTTCCGGCGATGCCAAATACTACGACATCGTGGAGCGGACCCTCTACAACGGTTTGATCTCCGGTATGTCGACGGACGGCAAGATGTTTTTCTACACCAACCCCTTGGAGTCTGACGGCAAATTTCAGTTTAATAAAGGAGCCTGCACGCGCCAATCGTGGTTTGATTGCTCGTGTTGTCCCACCAATATGATTCGTTTCATTCCGTCGCTGGCGGGGTTGATCTATGCTTCCAAAGAAGACACCGTGTATGCCAACTTGTTCATATCAAGCCAGGCGCAATTGCAAAGCAAAAACGGGAAGATCAAATTAAGTCAACAAACGGGCTATCCCTGGAGAGGAAACGTGACCTTCACGATCGAGCCCGAAAAGAAAACAAAATTCACTTTGCAAATCCGTGTTCCAGGCTGGCTCAGAAATGAAGCCGTGCCCGGAAATCTTTATGCTTACGTGAATGCCCAGCCTGCAGAACCCTCGTTGAGCATCAACGGAAAAAAGGAAAAGCCACAGATTTCAAATGGCTACATGACCCTTACGAAAGAATGGGAAAAAGGTGATGTGGTTGAGCTGTCGTTGCCCATGAACATTCACAAAGTAATGACCAATGGACCCGTTGCGGACAACAAGAACAAGGTGGCTTTCGAACGAGGCCCGATTGTTTATTGCGCAGAAGGAATAGACAACCCGAATCTTTCAACCCTTGCATTGCCTGACGATGTTAGCTTGCAATCGAAGAAGAAGGATCTTTTGGGCCAATCGGTGAATGTACTCACCGGAAAAATTCAAAACGAAAACCTGACATTGATTCCGTACTACTTGTGGTCGAATAGAGGCGTTGGCCAAATGAAAGTGTGGCTGCCACAAACGGAACCTAAGGCAAAATTGTAAAGGAGTTGGTTGGCCGACCGCTTTGCCGTGGCGAGCGATAAGAAACTACTTGCTATTGTGCCGGCTGTCCATCATCTGCTCCTGATGGTTGGATACATACGCTACCAATTCGCTTGTGGCCGCGTTAAGCTCTTCTGAGCAGGTGATCAACTTGTCGGCGATGAGTTCGAATTCTTTTTGATCGACGACATTTTTTATCACCAGCGAGGAAAGCCCGTTGATGCGCGCCAGGGGTCCGCGGATGCCGTGTGATGCGCGAAAGGCAATGGATTCCAACAGCGAGATGGTTTCCTCTTGCAGTTTGTCGTGCATTTTCCGTTCGGTGATGGACAAGCCCAGCGTAAGAAAGCTTTTTACTACGCCATCACTGTCGCGTATGGGGATCACGATGCAGTCAAACCAAATGAGTGTCCCCTGTTTTGTTTTGTGCTCCACTTCGCCTCGCCAGGTCTCTCCCTTCATGAGGATTTGTCTTCTTTCTGTGAAGAATGCCTCGGGATGATTAATGGATGTCAGAACCCGGTAGTGATTGCCAATAAGTTCTTCCTGGGTGTAGCCCGAGACCGCGATCACCTGGTCGTTAACTTTTATGAAGTTGCCGTCGAGGTCGCTCACGGCAGAGTAGATGCTCACATCGATGGCATCGATATAGGCCTGGAGCTGGGCACTTTTTTGCCGCACCATCAGGTCGAGGTTTTCCGAGAATGCCGTCAGCTCTTCATTCGTTGCCTGGAGCTCTTCGTTCATGGCCTGCGTTTCGCGATTCGCCTGTGTCAATTTTTCGGCGTAGTCCCGGATCAGCCACCGGAACACCAGCGATTGGGCGAGCACGATAAAGCCGGAAAGAAACATGATGGAGTTTTGGGCTATCGCGTAGGGAACCGTTGGGTTGGGAACAAACGGTTCGTGGCTGTCATACCACTGATAGGCAACGTAACACAGGAAAGCGAACAGGAAGGAAAGAAAAACATGCTTTAATTTATTGAACACGACCACCGAGCAACAGCCAAGCGCGATGAGGAGATATTCCGTGCCCGAACGCCTTTCCAGGAGGGCTAGGGTTAAAACCATAGCCATGAATACGTAGGAAACAACAAAGCGGGCCGCCCGGAAGTGGAACCTGGAATGCAGGAAAAGGACCAGCAGGATCATGGGCACGTAACCCAACGCTTGCAATACACTCAACGAGCCCAACAGGACAAATACGATGACAAACAAAATGGTGAGGACCAGCGACATGACCAGGAAAGCATTGATGGACAACAGTCGTGCCCTCTCTGACTGATCCATCCCCGCGTGGTGGCCAAGGTGGATGAGTTTATTCAGGTATTCTTTCATTTGCCGCAGCTTCTGATTCTTGTTGCTAACACAATCCGGGTGTCATAAGCCCGGATGCTTGTTTCTATCTAAAGATAGCAATTATTCCACGGTTGGGATGGACCCACAATTATGGTGATGTTCCATAGCTATTTTCGAAAGAAGTCATTCGTCACACCTGTTTTTAATGACCGCTAACAGTCTTTCCTGAAAGTCCGTCAAAAGTCTTTGTCCCCAGAAGGAGCTATAACCGTTGATATGGGTGTCAAGCCGGTAGGTGGAAGATAGCGTCAATTTTGTTTGTTGCGCGCCCATTGGCTCCAGGTCATACGATGCATTCAAAAAAACGAAATGATTTCCTTTCAGGATGTGTTGATCGAAAACAGTCTGTCTGATCGACGACGGAATGATGGCAATCGTGAACCCTACGCTTTTATTTCGCTCCCATGTGGTCACCGTTTCTTTAAACGTCAGCCCTCCCTCGAAGTGCCCGATTCGCGTTGCTCCAACCGTGTCCCGGTCAAGTTCTGCATAGAGCGGTCTGGGGATGCCGGCATAGTTGAAAAAACCTTTTTTGTATTCCTCGGGGCGGATCGCTTTCACCCTGACGATATTTTCCCAAACGGTCTCGGGTTTGGCGTGGATGATGACGACGGTTTCTACTTCGAAGGTCTGGGATGGTGCCGGGAATTTCACTTCCGCAAACCCGGCCAGCAGTGGCACAAGAAAGAGGGAATAAAGTACCCCATTCTTATTTCTTCTCCTTTCAATGAGTTTTCCAAAAATAATGCCCCCTAAGCCGGCGGCGATGAGAAACGGGATCGAAATGATCACAATGCAAATCATATCTTCTTTGCCCGTCCAAAAGGCAATCACAAAAAAAAGAAAGACGGCGAGGATCGGGCGGGTTATGCAATAGCGATTTGATGCGAGCTGTTCTTTCGTGGCAAAAAATAAGGGCGTGATGCCAATAACGAACGGTACGATCCAAACGAAGGTGATGGAAAACAGATCGGCAAAATCGAGGTTGTGCTGTATCCCAAAAAATTCCCTCATGATCAGTCCGTAGAACGAACCGATGATGATGCCGCCATATTTTGTAAAGATGTTTCTTATTTTCATTTCGCTTGATGAAACGCCACGCCAAAATAACGACGAAAAGTGTCATGGTAAAATTTCCACGCCTTGGTCTCGCTGTTGAAATGGCTCGTATTCTAGCAGTCCATCTCTTATCAAACAATCTTTTAATCGGTTGTCGAATCTGGGATCTTCCCCGTAGGTGTTACCGTCGGGTAACCCAAATCCTATTTTGAACCCCAACATCGGATAGGTATAAACGCTGTCGCAACCGAACGAGGAATACAGGTTCCAAAGCCAAAAACCATAGATTGGCTTCCCGTCCACCACGACGGCAACGGGTAATCCCTCCAATGGAATTTTTAACCTTTGTATTTTCGCTCGTCCCGCCTCATTCAGTTGAACCCTCTGACTGTTCCAGTCAAAATATTCGACGTCCGATCGTTCAATTAAGGGCTCATCAAAGAGGACATCTTTTGTTGGGTCAAGGCAATAGCGACAGGCCGATGCCTTTATGAGGTCAGGGTAGATCTCCTTAACCCGATAGACCTCAAATCCCCGCTCGTATTGGCAAGACGAACAAAAAAGCAATGCAGATAAGTGGAATAAGACGTTTCGCCGGAGTGCGCTGTTTTTCATTTCTCTGTATATTTATCAGGGTTCGAGCAAGGGTCGTACCGAATCATATCCTTAGGAAGGAAAACCCGGATCGATCGCGAATACGAGGTCTTACCCGTCGAAGCCGCCCAAATACCACGGGCGCCTTTTATAACGCATTCTCTACGATCGAGACCTATTTAGAAGCGCGGACAGGTGAAAGAGGGAAAAGAATGATTAGAAAAGTGACAAGGTTGGCTCTTCTTTTATTATAGGCATAGCGGCACCAGGGAAGCCATCTATTCGAGAAAACTTATAGAACATGAAAAATAAGCGAAGAGATTTCCTGAAGCTTACAGGGATGACCGGTCTTGGCTTAGCCACGGGTGGTCTTTCCAGTGTTTTTGGTGCAACCGTAAATCATTCAAATGCCATGGAGAAAAATTCCGCTCTAAAAAATGCTATTGTGGACGACAAGAACTCCAGCGTGATCGGCGCCTATGGCAAATGGGCCGCAGGCTTGATCGATAACAAATTGCCCGCCTTGTCATTCCGGAAAAAGGAATTTACTAACCTGGATGCATGGAAGAAAGATGCCCGCAAGCGACTAACGGAACGACTCGCGATACCGGAGATGGGAGGGACTCCCGTGGTAACGGTTAAAAAACAGTATTCATACGACGGCCTGCACATCGAAGAACTGAGCTGGCAACTACCGTACGGAGCGGCAACGGACGCCATTCTGCTAAAGCCCGTGAATGCCAAGGGAAAGTTGCCGGGTGTCCTGGCGTTTCACGATCACGGAGGCGTGAAATATTTCGGCACGCGGAAAATAACCCGCACGTCGGACACGCTTCACCCGCTCATGGCCGAGCATCAAAAGTTCTATTATGAAGATCTGGCCTGGGCTAACGAAGTGGCTAAACGCGGCTACGTGGTGCTGGTTTCCGATGCCTTTCCGTTTGCGAGCCGGCGGGTGTTGATGAACGATGTCGCCCCGGAATCTTTGCGTCATGGATTGACGGATGACGACCCGGAAAGTGTAGAGCACATCGAGGCGTATAACAAATGGGCCTCCGACCATGAGCACATCATGTCTAAATCTTTGTACAGCGCGGGAACAACCTGGGCCGGTGTGTTCTTTGGCGAAGACAAAAAGGCGCTGGACATCTTGTGCAATCGCCCCGACGTGGATGTGAAAAATATAGGCTGCTGTGGACTCTCGGGCGGCGGCATGCGCACCGTATTCATGGCGGGTCAGGACGATCGGATCAAGTGCGCAGTTTGCGTCGGGTTCATGACCACCTGGAGGGATTTTGTGTTGAACAAATCGGTCAATCACACCTGGATGACCTATGTCCCGTTGTTGCCGAATGAATTGGATTTTCCGGAGATCCTTGGCCTGCGCGTTCCCTTGCCCACGATGGTGTTGAACGATACGGAAGACGAGCTGTACACACTGGACGAAATGAAAAGTGCCGATAAAATACTGGCAGAAGTATACGCGAAAGCAGGAGCGACCGATCGCTACAAATGTAACTATTACCCTGGTCCACATAAATTCGATAAAAAAATGCAAGCCGATGCGTTTAATTGGTTTGATAAATGGCTCAAGGGGTAGGCAGTTTTTTTAAAAGCAACTATTAAAAGAAATAAAATGAGTACAAGCCGCAGAGAGTTTTTAAAAATTTCAAGCCTTACCGGCATGGGATTGGCCAGCACGTCGGTGCTGAAAGGTTATGATCATCTTCAGGAGGGTAATGCAAAGAAACCCGCTCCTCCGCATTTCAATATGTGCGGGTATGCGGCGCCGAAGATTGAAACGGTGCGGATCGGCTTTGTTGGTTTGGGAAACCGGGGCCCCGCGGCCGTCGAGCGAATGATGCATATTGAAGGGACCGATATAAAAGCTTTGTGCGATCTGCGGCCGGAGAAAGCTAAAGCTGTGAGACAAAAACTGGAAGGCACGATCCATCATCCCGAGGTTTATACCGGCAAGGAAGATGAATGGAAAAAAATGTGCGACCGCGCCGATATTGACCTGATCTATATTGCTACACCCTGGGCTTTGCACACGCCAATGGCGGTGTATGCGATGAACCACGGCAAACACGTGTGCGTTGAAGTGCCCTCTGCCAAAACACTGGAAGAGTGTTGGCAATTGGTAGAGACATCGGAGCGTACAAAAAAGCATTGCATTATCCTGGAGAACTGCTGTTATGACTTTTTTGAGCTGCTTACGTTGAACATGGCCCGCCAGGGTTTATTCGGAGAACTTGTCCACGGCGAAGGAGCCTACATTCACACGTTGCTGGAGAGTAATTTCTCCAAAGAAAAATATTATGACATGTGGCGCTTGAAAGAAAATCTGCGGAACGGCAATTTATATCCTACACATGGATTGGGACCGGTAGCACAAGCCCTGAACATCAACCGCGGCGATAAAATGGATTATCTCGTGGCGATGTCCGGCAACGATTTTCAAATGGCCGCCATGGCCAATGAATTGGCCGCCAAGGACGATTTCTTCAAGCCCTACGCCAACAAGAAGTTTCGCGGCAACATGAACACGACCACCATCCGCACCAACAAGGGCCGCACGATCATGTTGCAGCATGATGTGACGTCGCCCAATGTGTATTCGCGCATTCATAAGATCAGCGGAACAAAAGGCTCTTGCTTGAAATACCCGGAGCCGGGTAAGATCGCATTCGGTCATGAAGGTTGGGTAACCGATGAAGAATTTAAAAACCTGGAAAGTAAATACACCGCACCGATCGTCAGTAAAGTGGGCGAGATGGCAAAACAAGTAGGGGGTCATGGCGGTATGGACTTCCTGATGGACTGGCGCACGATCGACTGTCTGCGCAATGGTCTGCCCATGGACATGGACGTTTATGACGCGGCCCTTTGGAGCGCCATCGCTCCGTTGAGCGAGAAATCGGTTGCCAACCGTTCCAATTCAGTGGACATTCCTGATTTTACTTCAGGCTCCTGGAAAACAAATCAACCCGTTGACATTTCTCTGGTAACAGGCGGCACCACAAAAGTGATCATGTAATGGTAGAGCAAATTCATAAGACGCCCCCATCAACCTCACTGCAGTCGTCGCAGCGGCTACTGTCGCTGGATTTTATGCGGGGTTTCATCATGGTGCTCCTGGCCTTGGAAGCCAGCCGGCTCTTTGATACGCTTTTTGAAGCATCGGAAGGAAGCTTTACGCAGGGGGTGTGGCTCCAGTTCTTTCACCACCCCTGGCACGGCCTGCGGTTCTGGGATTTAATACAACCCGGTTTTATGTATATGGCCGGCGTAGCCCTGGCGTTGTCGTTGATCAAACAAGAAGCGACGGGAGTAACTTGGGAACAGTCGTTTAAGAAGATGCTGAAGCGTTCCGCAGGACTGCTGGCGTTCGGCGTGCTCAACTATGCCGTGCATGCCGACGGATTGCACCTGAGATTAACCAACGTGCTCACCCAGCTGTCGTTTACGTTGCTCGTTGCGTTCCTGATCTTTCGCTGGTCGGCCGTGGCTCAGATTGCGGTGTGTGTCGGCTTATTATTGCTTCGGGATGCATTGTATCACTTTACCAATATTCCCGGCTTTGATCAGCCTGACGTCAATCAGCATAATTTCGGTAATTATGTAGAACTGGTTTATTCGGGCCGCATTATCGAGGAGGGATGGGTCTCGATCAATTGTATCCCCACGGCGGTGCACACCATTGCCGGAGCGTTGACAGGCAAATTGCTCGTGTCGGGAAAGGAAAAAATAAAACCGATGCTCCTCTGGGCGATGATCTGTTTGATTGTCGGTCTGGGGTTGGATTTCGCAGGCATCAGTCCGGTGATCAAACACATTGCTACCTCTTCGTTTACGCTCGTCTCCCTGGGCATTTGTTTGGCCGCCTATGCGGGTTGCTATTGGTGGATCGATGTTTTGCAACACCGGAAATACCTCCAGTTCTTTGCCATCATTGGCATGAATTCGATCTTCATCTACCTGTTTTTCGCCATTGTCGGCTCACGCTGGTTCAATGACTATATCTTTGCCCTGGTCGGCGGATTGTTGACGCTGATCCACACACCGGTCGTACTCGGTGCGATCCTTTCATCCCTCTGCATCTTTGCACTCGAATGGGGATTGTGTTACTTTTTGTATAAAAAGAAAATATTTTTCAGGATATAGGATAATCTTTTTGACAGGTGATTTATAACAAGTTCTAAAAAATAAAACGCAAGAAATGGATATTAAAATAGCCGAGAATGCTTCTGAATTAGGAAGGAGCGCAGGAGCCGCAGCTGCACAAGCCATCCGCGAAGCCATTGCCTCGAAGGGAAGCGCCCATATTATTCTGGCCACAGGAACCAGCCAGTTCGAAACACTAAAGCAACTCATTTCAGAAAATATCGACTGGAGCAAAGTGGTCATGTTCCATTTGGATGAGTACATCGATTTGCCGGTAACACACCCGGCCAGTTTCAGAAAGTATCTGCAGGAGAAATTTATATCAAAAGTACCAGCGTTGAAGGCAGCCTATTTAATCAATGGCGAAGTAGATCCACAGGCCGAATGTGATCGTCTTGGAAAAGCCATAACCAGTCACCCGATTGATGTGGCCCTGGTGGGAATTGGGGAAAATGGTCATTTGGCATTTAATGATCCCCCGGCAGATTTCGCCACCGAGAAACCGTACATCATCGTGGAGCTTGATCAAGCCTGCCGGCAGCAACAATTGGGCGAGGGATGGTTTAAATCCTTGGAAGAAGTTCCTCCTCAGGCAATCAGTATGTCCGTAAAACAGATCTTAAAATCGAAAATAATCATTTGTTCGGTGCCCGATAGCCGCAAGGCAACGGCGGTGAAGAACACGGTAGAGCAAAAGGTCAGCAATCTTTATCCAGCCAGCATTTTACAACAGCATGCCGATTGCCGGTTATATTTGGATAAAAATTCAGCCGCCTTGCTTTCGAAGAATGCTTCACCCGTAGCCTAGTTTTATAGCACGAGATCAATCCCGGACAAATGACGAATAAAATAGAAGTCAGTTCCCTTACGAAAAGACAAACGATCATTTCTGTTCTTATCATTGGGTTGCTCTTTTTTATTTTTGGTTTTGTGTCCTGGGTGAATGCCATCCTGATCCCGTACTTCAAGATTGCCTGCGAACTCACCAGCAATTTCCAATCGTACCTGGTGGCCTTTGCGTTTTACATCTCGTATTTCATCATGTCGGTGCCCTCTTCCTACCTATTGAAAAAAGTAGGATTTAAAAAAGGGATGATGATCGGGTTTATGGCCATGGCCCTCGGCGCCTTTATTTTTGTGCCCGCCGCCTATACCCGCACCTATGAAATTTTCCTGCTCGGTCTTTTTACAATAGGAATAGGGTTGGCCATTCTCCAGACCGCCGCCAATCCCTA carries:
- a CDS encoding PAS domain S-box protein, yielding MKNTDEFHWEALDEVDEYAILLLDKEGHVKRWNKGAEKMKGYRLEEVLEKSFSMFYTVEDQTAGIPESLLKEATDKGKALHEGWRVGKNNRAFWTSEVITALHDDHTGVTGFIKISRPHEGRLAQERFRLVVESAPNAMVLVNREGKINLVNGQTEKLFGYTREELIDHPVELLLPEQFKYHHPQWRDKFMDAPKTRTMGAGRDLFARRKNGTEFPVEIGLNPMETPEGPMVLAAIIDITERKRAEERFRLVVESAPNAIVLINQEGRIALVNGATEKLFGYARPELLGKEVELLIPSRFRNMHPHYRATFFAMPQMRPMGVGRDLYALRKDGSEFPVEIGLNPIESQEGNLVLASIIDITERKILEANRLKSDFLANMSHELRTPLNAILGFSELLIDQKIGPLNTRQRQYLQDVHDSGSHLLQLINNVLDLAKIESGKTELSVELFSLNEVITGVINTLESIAAKKEVTIRLELSKALSYVRIDKNKFRQILYNLLSNAIKFNRERGEVQISAMPHADDMFMVRVTDTGIGITKENLKKLFIPFVQLDSGMARQHEGSGLGLALTKNIVELHRGQIGVESESGRGTTFWIIMPLHIILT
- a CDS encoding MFS transporter produces the protein MRLVLPVIVVSQFFCTSLWFAGNAIAPDIARDLHLEQHFLAHLTSAIQFGFISGTLCFAVFSISDRFSPSLVFFCSSIFAGLFNLGMSIPGIHTTELLLFRFLTGFFLAGIYPVGMKIASDHYKEGLGKSLGFLVGALVLGTAFPHLLKNSISGFPWRYIVYATTALSGLGGLCILLFVPNGPYRKAGQKLNLNEFMKGFRLPDFRAASFGYFGHMWELYTFWAFLPLMLMNYNHRYPETNLNVSLWSFLIIASGGLACVFSGVVSQFLGAKKVATIALSLSCLCCVTSPLFLLSDSIIILIVFLIFWGLVVIADSPLFSTLVARSAPEESRGTSLTIVNCIGFSITIVSIQFINAISDSVNAQYVYTLLAIGPVFGLIALLKKEKSSAPNASHA
- a CDS encoding glycoside hydrolase family 127 protein; this translates as MKTSKIAGIILIATVSIAWLSCSKPEQSSTQKRYPISSIDIKNVILTDSFWLPKVKLIQDTTIKHAFEKCAEEGRMENFLIAGKTMEGKARGKMPFDDTDLYKTIEGASYSLISMPNPKLDAYLDSIISIIKIGQEPDGYLTTWFTIDRTSPPADWVKPSKERWENEITSHELYNSGHLFEAAAAHYWATGKRNLLDIALKNADLLVANFKPGHLQRPPGHQIVETGLIKLYDITHNEDYLKLSKYFIDLRGDSTTHPLYGAYYQDHEPVIDQSEAVGHAVRAEYLYAGMTDIAAIYHNPSYSKALDKIWDNTVNKKMYITGGVGARHDGEAFGDDFELPNLSAYGETCAAIGSVWWNQKMFMLSGDAKYYDIVERTLYNGLISGMSTDGKMFFYTNPLESDGKFQFNKGACTRQSWFDCSCCPTNMIRFIPSLAGLIYASKEDTVYANLFISSQAQLQSKNGKIKLSQQTGYPWRGNVTFTIEPEKKTKFTLQIRVPGWLRNEAVPGNLYAYVNAQPAEPSLSINGKKEKPQISNGYMTLTKEWEKGDVVELSLPMNIHKVMTNGPVADNKNKVAFERGPIVYCAEGIDNPNLSTLALPDDVSLQSKKKDLLGQSVNVLTGKIQNENLTLIPYYLWSNRGVGQMKVWLPQTEPKAKL
- a CDS encoding PAS domain-containing protein encodes the protein MKEYLNKLIHLGHHAGMDQSERARLLSINAFLVMSLVLTILFVIVFVLLGSLSVLQALGYVPMILLVLFLHSRFHFRAARFVVSYVFMAMVLTLALLERRSGTEYLLIALGCCSVVVFNKLKHVFLSFLFAFLCYVAYQWYDSHEPFVPNPTVPYAIAQNSIMFLSGFIVLAQSLVFRWLIRDYAEKLTQANRETQAMNEELQATNEELTAFSENLDLMVRQKSAQLQAYIDAIDVSIYSAVSDLDGNFIKVNDQVIAVSGYTQEELIGNHYRVLTSINHPEAFFTERRQILMKGETWRGEVEHKTKQGTLIWFDCIVIPIRDSDGVVKSFLTLGLSITERKMHDKLQEETISLLESIAFRASHGIRGPLARINGLSSLVIKNVVDQKEFELIADKLITCSEELNAATSELVAYVSNHQEQMMDSRHNSK
- a CDS encoding alpha/beta hydrolase family protein, with the translated sequence MKNKRRDFLKLTGMTGLGLATGGLSSVFGATVNHSNAMEKNSALKNAIVDDKNSSVIGAYGKWAAGLIDNKLPALSFRKKEFTNLDAWKKDARKRLTERLAIPEMGGTPVVTVKKQYSYDGLHIEELSWQLPYGAATDAILLKPVNAKGKLPGVLAFHDHGGVKYFGTRKITRTSDTLHPLMAEHQKFYYEDLAWANEVAKRGYVVLVSDAFPFASRRVLMNDVAPESLRHGLTDDDPESVEHIEAYNKWASDHEHIMSKSLYSAGTTWAGVFFGEDKKALDILCNRPDVDVKNIGCCGLSGGGMRTVFMAGQDDRIKCAVCVGFMTTWRDFVLNKSVNHTWMTYVPLLPNELDFPEILGLRVPLPTMVLNDTEDELYTLDEMKSADKILAEVYAKAGATDRYKCNYYPGPHKFDKKMQADAFNWFDKWLKG